Proteins encoded by one window of Sus scrofa isolate TJ Tabasco breed Duroc chromosome 12, Sscrofa11.1, whole genome shotgun sequence:
- the LOC110255939 gene encoding uncharacterized protein LOC110255939 isoform X3, with amino-acid sequence MDRNRRKGMKHLDGAVPETQTDVAGSFSLLCSLCPLSCAASQPCVSPWHGVVLTSPSFPTQRPAAGGERTASGTQSPSKKRLSLKRKDRFPSAVGSRWGHLQRERDLGRGLCGGDWDFKRWATVTRVHWEHLLDSTTPRRNLPPPTPGDLPAQDPSLQGMVRTGRALPSPVPLSVTYERATSDPWHVEVPRLGLQLELWLLAYTTAIVTWHPSQFCDHHSPPQRWILNPPSKTRDRTCVLADTSQDKLGLSHERGASAPLTWETRPSLRPGDLGQAVFCSPFPARPAGLVPPSPPPPCLCPGSCGLPGGWALPQASLHPSPRRTGLLLPSFRDAGPRSAA; translated from the exons ACGGACGTGGCGgggtctttttctttgctttgctctcTCTGTCCACTGTCCTGTGCCGCCTCACAGCCCTGCGTGTCACCCTGGCACGGGGTCGTGCTCACCTCTCCGTCGTTCCCGACTCAGCGTCCTGCCGCGGGAGGGGAGCGCACAGCGTCCGGGACGCAGTCCCCGAGCAAGAAACGGCTGTCGCTGAAGCGCAAGGACCGGTTTCCATCGGCCGTGGGCTCGCGGTGGGGACACCTGCAGCGGGAACGGGACCTCGGGCGGGGTTTGTGCGGTGGCGACTGGGATTTTAAG CGCTGGGCAACCGTCACCCGAGTCCACTGGGAACATCTTCTTGACTCCACGACTCCACGAAGaaacctgcccccccccacccccggggactTGCCTGCTCAGGATCCTTCACTCCAGGGGATGGTCAGAACAGGCCGTGCCCTCCCGTCACCTGTCCCGCTCAGCGTCACCTACGAGAG ggccacatcagacccttggcacgtggaggttcccagactagggctccaattagagctatggctgctggcctacaccacagccatagtgacaTGGCATCCAAGCCAATTCTGCGACCACCACAGcccaccgcaacgctggatccttaatccacccagcaagaccagggatcgaacctgtgtccttgcgGACACCAGTCAG GACAAGCTGGGACTGAGTCATGAAAGGGGCGCCAGTGCCCCGCTCACGTGGGAAACCCGCCCCTCCCTGCGGCCAGGCGACCTGGGCCAGGCTGTGTTCTGCTCACCTTTTCCGGCTCGTCCTGCCGGCCTCGTccccccgtcccccccccccccgtgtctCTGTCCAGGAAGCTGTGGCCTCCCGGGCGGCTGGGCCTTGCCACAGGCCTCCCTTCACCCCTCCCCCCGCCGGACtgggctcctcctcccctccttccggGATGCTGGCCCTCGAAGCGCCGCATGA
- the LOC110255939 gene encoding uncharacterized protein LOC110255939 isoform X1 codes for MDRNRRKGMKHLDGAVPETQTDVAGSFSLLCSLCPLSCAASQPCVSPWHGVVLTSPSFPTQRPAAGGERTASGTQSPSKKRLSLKRKDRFPSAVGSRWGHLQRERDLGRGLCGGDWDFKRWATVTRVHWEHLLDSTTPRRNLPPPTPGDLPAQDPSLQGMVRTGRALPSPVPLSVTYERATSDPWHVEVPRLGLQLELWLLAYTTAIVTWHPSQFCDHHSPPQRWILNPPSKTRDRTCVLADTSQVCYCCATRATPRCATLHELRSLFQDKLGLSHERGASAPLTWETRPSLRPGDLGQAVFCSPFPARPAGLVPPSPPPPCLCPGSCGLPGGWALPQASLHPSPRRTGLLLPSFRDAGPRSAA; via the exons ACGGACGTGGCGgggtctttttctttgctttgctctcTCTGTCCACTGTCCTGTGCCGCCTCACAGCCCTGCGTGTCACCCTGGCACGGGGTCGTGCTCACCTCTCCGTCGTTCCCGACTCAGCGTCCTGCCGCGGGAGGGGAGCGCACAGCGTCCGGGACGCAGTCCCCGAGCAAGAAACGGCTGTCGCTGAAGCGCAAGGACCGGTTTCCATCGGCCGTGGGCTCGCGGTGGGGACACCTGCAGCGGGAACGGGACCTCGGGCGGGGTTTGTGCGGTGGCGACTGGGATTTTAAG CGCTGGGCAACCGTCACCCGAGTCCACTGGGAACATCTTCTTGACTCCACGACTCCACGAAGaaacctgcccccccccacccccggggactTGCCTGCTCAGGATCCTTCACTCCAGGGGATGGTCAGAACAGGCCGTGCCCTCCCGTCACCTGTCCCGCTCAGCGTCACCTACGAGAG ggccacatcagacccttggcacgtggaggttcccagactagggctccaattagagctatggctgctggcctacaccacagccatagtgacaTGGCATCCAAGCCAATTCTGCGACCACCACAGcccaccgcaacgctggatccttaatccacccagcaagaccagggatcgaacctgtgtccttgcgGACACCAGTCAGGTctgttactgctgcgccacaagggcaactccccGCTGTGCGACTCTTCATGAATTACGGTCTTTATTTCAGGACAAGCTGGGACTGAGTCATGAAAGGGGCGCCAGTGCCCCGCTCACGTGGGAAACCCGCCCCTCCCTGCGGCCAGGCGACCTGGGCCAGGCTGTGTTCTGCTCACCTTTTCCGGCTCGTCCTGCCGGCCTCGTccccccgtcccccccccccccgtgtctCTGTCCAGGAAGCTGTGGCCTCCCGGGCGGCTGGGCCTTGCCACAGGCCTCCCTTCACCCCTCCCCCCGCCGGACtgggctcctcctcccctccttccggGATGCTGGCCCTCGAAGCGCCGCATGA
- the LOC110255939 gene encoding uncharacterized protein LOC110255939 isoform X2 — MDRNRRKGMKHLDGAVPETQPCVSPWHGVVLTSPSFPTQRPAAGGERTASGTQSPSKKRLSLKRKDRFPSAVGSRWGHLQRERDLGRGLCGGDWDFKRWATVTRVHWEHLLDSTTPRRNLPPPTPGDLPAQDPSLQGMVRTGRALPSPVPLSVTYERATSDPWHVEVPRLGLQLELWLLAYTTAIVTWHPSQFCDHHSPPQRWILNPPSKTRDRTCVLADTSQVCYCCATRATPRCATLHELRSLFQDKLGLSHERGASAPLTWETRPSLRPGDLGQAVFCSPFPARPAGLVPPSPPPPCLCPGSCGLPGGWALPQASLHPSPRRTGLLLPSFRDAGPRSAA, encoded by the exons CCCTGCGTGTCACCCTGGCACGGGGTCGTGCTCACCTCTCCGTCGTTCCCGACTCAGCGTCCTGCCGCGGGAGGGGAGCGCACAGCGTCCGGGACGCAGTCCCCGAGCAAGAAACGGCTGTCGCTGAAGCGCAAGGACCGGTTTCCATCGGCCGTGGGCTCGCGGTGGGGACACCTGCAGCGGGAACGGGACCTCGGGCGGGGTTTGTGCGGTGGCGACTGGGATTTTAAG CGCTGGGCAACCGTCACCCGAGTCCACTGGGAACATCTTCTTGACTCCACGACTCCACGAAGaaacctgcccccccccacccccggggactTGCCTGCTCAGGATCCTTCACTCCAGGGGATGGTCAGAACAGGCCGTGCCCTCCCGTCACCTGTCCCGCTCAGCGTCACCTACGAGAG ggccacatcagacccttggcacgtggaggttcccagactagggctccaattagagctatggctgctggcctacaccacagccatagtgacaTGGCATCCAAGCCAATTCTGCGACCACCACAGcccaccgcaacgctggatccttaatccacccagcaagaccagggatcgaacctgtgtccttgcgGACACCAGTCAGGTctgttactgctgcgccacaagggcaactccccGCTGTGCGACTCTTCATGAATTACGGTCTTTATTTCAGGACAAGCTGGGACTGAGTCATGAAAGGGGCGCCAGTGCCCCGCTCACGTGGGAAACCCGCCCCTCCCTGCGGCCAGGCGACCTGGGCCAGGCTGTGTTCTGCTCACCTTTTCCGGCTCGTCCTGCCGGCCTCGTccccccgtcccccccccccccgtgtctCTGTCCAGGAAGCTGTGGCCTCCCGGGCGGCTGGGCCTTGCCACAGGCCTCCCTTCACCCCTCCCCCCGCCGGACtgggctcctcctcccctccttccggGATGCTGGCCCTCGAAGCGCCGCATGA
- the LOC110255939 gene encoding uncharacterized protein LOC110255939 isoform X4 yields the protein MDRNRRKGMKHLDGAVPETQRPAAGGERTASGTQSPSKKRLSLKRKDRFPSAVGSRWGHLQRERDLGRGLCGGDWDFKRWATVTRVHWEHLLDSTTPRRNLPPPTPGDLPAQDPSLQGMVRTGRALPSPVPLSVTYERATSDPWHVEVPRLGLQLELWLLAYTTAIVTWHPSQFCDHHSPPQRWILNPPSKTRDRTCVLADTSQVCYCCATRATPRCATLHELRSLFQDKLGLSHERGASAPLTWETRPSLRPGDLGQAVFCSPFPARPAGLVPPSPPPPCLCPGSCGLPGGWALPQASLHPSPRRTGLLLPSFRDAGPRSAA from the exons CGTCCTGCCGCGGGAGGGGAGCGCACAGCGTCCGGGACGCAGTCCCCGAGCAAGAAACGGCTGTCGCTGAAGCGCAAGGACCGGTTTCCATCGGCCGTGGGCTCGCGGTGGGGACACCTGCAGCGGGAACGGGACCTCGGGCGGGGTTTGTGCGGTGGCGACTGGGATTTTAAG CGCTGGGCAACCGTCACCCGAGTCCACTGGGAACATCTTCTTGACTCCACGACTCCACGAAGaaacctgcccccccccacccccggggactTGCCTGCTCAGGATCCTTCACTCCAGGGGATGGTCAGAACAGGCCGTGCCCTCCCGTCACCTGTCCCGCTCAGCGTCACCTACGAGAG ggccacatcagacccttggcacgtggaggttcccagactagggctccaattagagctatggctgctggcctacaccacagccatagtgacaTGGCATCCAAGCCAATTCTGCGACCACCACAGcccaccgcaacgctggatccttaatccacccagcaagaccagggatcgaacctgtgtccttgcgGACACCAGTCAGGTctgttactgctgcgccacaagggcaactccccGCTGTGCGACTCTTCATGAATTACGGTCTTTATTTCAGGACAAGCTGGGACTGAGTCATGAAAGGGGCGCCAGTGCCCCGCTCACGTGGGAAACCCGCCCCTCCCTGCGGCCAGGCGACCTGGGCCAGGCTGTGTTCTGCTCACCTTTTCCGGCTCGTCCTGCCGGCCTCGTccccccgtcccccccccccccgtgtctCTGTCCAGGAAGCTGTGGCCTCCCGGGCGGCTGGGCCTTGCCACAGGCCTCCCTTCACCCCTCCCCCCGCCGGACtgggctcctcctcccctccttccggGATGCTGGCCCTCGAAGCGCCGCATGA